The following nucleotide sequence is from Pedobacter sp. PACM 27299.
AGCAGCAGGTAGTAGCCCAGTTAAAAGATGGTAAAACGTATTTAAGTTTCCCCCTGAAAAAGGAGGAGCAGCTGTTTGGTTTCGGTTTGAACTTTCAAACTGTTCATCAGCGAGGAAAGATTCTTGAGTTGCATGTGGATCATTTTGCTGGGAAAGATAATGGCCGGACGCATTCGCCAACCCCTTTTTATGTGTCTTCAGATGGTTATGGGGTTTTTGTAAATTCTGCCCGTTACCTGAAAGTTTATGCAGGAACCGGGGTTCGGAGAGACAGTGAAAATGCGCCTCCTGCCAAAGACCGGAATACCGATAAAAGCTGGGCTTCCCGCCCGTATTCCGATGCGGTAGAGTTTCTGGTGCCTGCAGAAGGTGTGGAGTTTTATGTATTTGCAGGCCCGACACCATTAAAAGCAGTGAGCCGGTACAATTTATTTAATGGCGGCGGTCCTTTACCTCCGCGCTGGGGATTGGGCTTTACACAGCGTGTGAAAACACTTTTTACCGCTGAAGAGGTAGAAAAGGAAGCCGATACTTTTGCCGAAAAAGGCTTCCCTTTAGATTTTATTGGCTTAGAGCCAGGCTGGCAAAGTAAATCTTATCCTTGTTCATTTGAATGGGATAAGGGCAGATTTCCTAATCCTGCTGGATTTGTGGGCGATATGCTCAAAAAAGGAATCAGATTGAATTTATGGACCAATCCTTACGTTTCACCGGAATCTCCGATTTATAAAGCAATCAAGCCTTTTACTGCAGACCATACCGTTTGGTTAGGTGCAATACCTGACCTGACGATGCCAGAGGCACAGCAACTGTTGTTTGGTCAGTTGAAAAAGGATCAGGTGGCTATTGGTGTCAGCGGTTATAAATTTGATGAAGTGGATGGTTACGACCATTATTTATGGCCGGATGTGACCACATTTCCCTCTGGGAAATCTGCAGAGCAAATGCGCCAGACTTATGGTTTGCTGACTCAGCGTTACAGCACCGACCTTTTCCGTGAGCGCAATCAGCGTACTTATGGCCTGGTTCGTGGTTCCAACGGTGGCGGAACTTCTTTTCCTTATGTGATTTATAATGATTATTACAACCATGAAGACTTTATCACCGCTTTAATCAATAGCAGTTTTGCCGGGGTGTTGTGGACGCCAGAAGTAAGGGCTTCTAAAACTGCTGAAGAATGGCTGCGTAGAATGCAGTCTGTCGTGTTCTCGCCAATGGCGATGATCAATGCCTGGTCTAGCGGTACAAAACCATGGTCTTACCCGGAAGTAGAAAAACAGGTAAAAGACATGGCAATTTTACGCATGCAAATGATGCCTTACTGGTATAGTGAGTTTGCGAAATATCATTTTCAAGGGATTCCCCCTTTCCGTGCAATGAACCTGGAACCTGGTTTTAACTCCAGAATTGATAAAGAAGTGAGAAATACGGATTTGGAAGAAAACCCTTATGTAGATGCGGTAGCTAAAGAAGTAAAAGATCAATACATGGCAGGGGAGTACTTATTGGTGGCTCCAATGTTTGCCGGAAAAACAACACGTACTGTGATCCTTCCGCGTGGAAAGTGGTTTGATTTCTATACTGGGGATTTCGTGGGTGATGGTACGGTCATTACCGTTACACCAGGATTAGACCGCATTCCCGTATATGTGAAAGATGGTGGGATTATTCCAATGGGCCCCGGTTTGATGCATGCCCCGAAACCTATGGATAAGATTAATCTGGAGATCAGGTATTATGGTTCGAAACCAGGTACGTATCAGTTGTACGATGATGATGGGGAGAGTTTTGATTATGAAAAAGGTGCTTATAGCTTCCGTGAGATTAAAATGGAACGTGGAAAAGATGGGAAATTGAAAAGTTCTATCAGCAGCGCTGTGAAAGGGAAACCGAATACACTGAATAAGATCAGTTTTAAAGCAATGACAAAGTAAAACACTGAATATGAATAAAGGAATCCTGAGGGTTTGTATGGGAGTTTTTCTACTGGTTGGCCTGCAAAGGCCAGCCATTGGAAAGGCATTGAATGAGGACGAAGCGAGGCCACAGGCTGATGAAGCGAAGCTGAAAGCTGACAATAGCAGGTTACAGCCTGAGGAAATGATAGTACGTACAGACGAAATCAGGAAGCAGGTAGAACTGACTTTAAAAAAGCAGGTGTTGGCTAAGGCAAAATGGGCGATGCAGCAAAAACCAGTCACTGTAACGGCAGCAAGGTCCACAAGAAGTGCTGGCGGTACACATGATTTCTTTTCCGAAGGAGATTACTGGTGGCCGGATCCTCAAAATCCGGATGGTCCTTATATACAAAGAGATGGGATGACTAATCCTGAAAACTTTGTGGCGCATCGTTTAGCGATGATCCGCTTTAGTGAAATTATCGGCGCATTGGCTTCGGCTTATCGCCTCACAGGAGAAGAAAAATATGCTAAACAGGCGATGCTGCATTTGAAAGCCTGGTTTATCAATGAAGGTACGCTCATGAATCCTCACCTGAAATTCGCGCAGGCGATAAAAGGTCGATTTACTGGTCGTGGGATCGGCATTATCGACACCATTCAGTTGATGGAAGTTGCGCAGGGGGTAATGGTCATGTCTGCTGATTTGGATAAAACGCTACTGCAAGGGGTAAAGGGCTGGTTTTCTGAGTATCTGGAATGGCTGATGACGCATCCTTATGGTAAAGATGAGATGAAAGCAGAGAATAACCATGGTACTTGTTTTACGATGCAGGTGGCTTCTTTTGCTAAACTTACTGGAAATGGGGAGCTGATGAAGTTTTGCAGCGATCGCTATAAAACTGTGCTGCTTCCTAATCAGATGGCTGCAGACGGCAGTTTTCCAAGAGAATTGTCGCGCACAAAACCTTACGGTTATTCGGTTTTTAACCTGGATGCCATGACTACACTTTGCCAGATTCTTTCAACGCCTCAGGATAACCTCTGGACTTTTGAAACCGCAGATGGCAGGTCTATCAAAAAAGGAGTAGCGTATTTCTATCCTTTTGTAAAAGATAAAAGTAAGTGGCCTTTAAAACCGGATGTCATGTATTGGGAATACTGGCCGGTAGCCCAGCCTTTCCTAATATTTGCGGCAGATGCTTTTCAGCAGGAAGAATGGCTGAAAACCTGGCAGCAGCTGGATCATCAACCAAAAGTGGAAGAGGTGATTCGCAATCTGCCAGTTAGAAATCCGCTGATCTGGCTGTAATGTGTATCAGAAATTAACAGGGCCTGCGACTTTATTGCAAGGGAGCAGCAGGAAGTTTTAGCGCTGATTTTAATGACTAAGAGGTGGGTTTAATGATAAAGAGGTGTTTTTACTGATAAATGAAATGATGTTAAATGAGAATGAATTGTAAGTCGGCTTTTTTATTATTGTCCTTATCGTTGAGCGCGGGTTATAGCTATAGCCAGGTGGCCGGTGATGAAGATAAAGACATGTTTAACCAGGCGAAAGCGCGTGATGAGCGGGCAATTGAAGCCGCTAAAAATGGCTGGTGGACGGCTTCAATGAAAAATCATGAGGAGCGGATTCAATGGTGGAGGGATGCGAAGTTTGGCATGTTCATCCATTGGGGGCTCTATTCTATTCCTGAGGGAGAATGGAAAGGGAAAATTGTAGATGGTTATGCAGAACATTTGATGCGTAAAGAAAAGATCAGCAGGGCTGCTTATCTGGATCTTGCTCATCAATTCAATCCTTTGAAATTTAACGCAGAGGAATGGATTATGGATGCGAAAAAGGCCGGCATGAATTATTTCATAGTTACCGCGAAACACCATGATGGTTTTGCCATGTTTGATTCTAAAGTTTCGGATTTTGATGTGATAGATCAGACGCCCTTTAAGCGGGATCCGATGGCAGAATTGGCTGCTGCAGCTAAGAAACATGGCATGAAGTTCGGCTTTTACTACTCTCATGCTTTTGATTGGGAAGATCCTAATGCCCCTGGCAACGATTGGGAGTATAAAAATCCAGGAGGTGATCAATTGATCGGTGGTGCAAACTGGTTTGACAACCATCCGGAATGGTTGCCTAAAGCACAGAAATATGTAAATGAGAAGGCAATTCCTCAGATTAAGGAATTGATCAATACCTATCATCCAGATATTTTATGGTTTGATACGCCACATAAATTACCATTTTCCGAAAACCTGAGGATATTGCAGGCGATTCGGGAAACTGATCCTAATATTGTAGTAAATGGCCGTTTGGCGAGAAGTGCTACTGGAAATTTTGGTGATTATCTAAATACAGGAGATCGTCCGGCAGAATTTCGTACTGTAGCCGGAGATTGGGAGGCGATTCCTACCACAAATGAATCTTACGGTTATTCAAAACATGACCACAGTCATAAGCCGGCTAGTTTTTTTATTCGCCTGCTGGCAAATGCAAGCTCACGCGGCGGTAATTTATTGATGAATATTGGCCCTAAAGGCGATGGAAGTTTCGACCAGAAAGACCAGCGCATTTTAGATAGTATCGGCCCCTGGCTACATAAAAACTCGGTTTCGATTTTTGGAACCCAGCGTTCTGGCTTGCCAATCCCGGCATGGGGGGTAAGCACACAAAAAGACAGGCAGGTTTATTTGCACGTTTTTGAATGGCCAAAAGATGGGAAATTATTGCTGGCAGGATTAAAAACGGATGTTAAACTGGCTTATCTATTGAATGATCCGGCAAAAAAGAAATTAGGAGTAAAGCGTTTAAGTCCGGTAGATCTGAGTATTTCTGTCCCTGAACAAAGTCCGGATGCTGTGGACGCGGTAGTGGTATTGGAACTGAACGCGCCTTTAGCAGTAGACACACTGCGACTGCTGGCAGATAAAGATTTGACGAACAGGCTGCTTTCTTTTGATGCTGCATTGCATGGAAAAGGTTTTGGCTTTGGGGATGGAAAGACCAACCGCTATTTCGTAGATGGCTTAAAAGAGAAAGGACAGTATTTCTCCTGGGATGTTAAAACCCTGGCCCCTGCAAGGTATAAGGTGTTGGTGAAATATCTTGGAGGAGTAGATCCGAAAGGGACTTATCGCATTCAGCTGGGTGCTATGAATCAAGAAATGCCTGCCTTTGTGCAGAAATCAGGTGTAGTAACCCAGGAAATAGGACAGGTATCTCTGAGTAAAGGACAGTGTCAGTTAAAACTTAGTGCAGAAAATGCACACGGGATGGAGCTGATGAAACTCCTGGAAGTCCAGTTAATTCCTATAGCGCTTTAGTGTCCTGTAACTCTTTAATAGTTGGTTTTTTAAAATAAGTAATTACCCATATAATATTTAGAATAATGAAAAGATACCTCTTTACTGTACTAGCCCTTTCTTTGCTGCATACCAGTACTTTTGCCCAGAAACCGAACGTTAAAAAGGCGTTTAAGCTGGCTGCTAAACAAACAGAGTTCATGTTGAAGGAGGTGGAACAGGCAAAGCTGCATTCCAAGAATCCAGCATTAGTTTCGCCAAGGACTATCGAAGATGGAAAGCTGAAATTGGTGGCTTCAAGAGACTGGACGAGTGGCTTTTTTCCTGGTGTGCTTTGGTTTTTATATGAATACAACCATCAGCAGCCCTGG
It contains:
- a CDS encoding alginate lyase family protein, with translation MNKGILRVCMGVFLLVGLQRPAIGKALNEDEARPQADEAKLKADNSRLQPEEMIVRTDEIRKQVELTLKKQVLAKAKWAMQQKPVTVTAARSTRSAGGTHDFFSEGDYWWPDPQNPDGPYIQRDGMTNPENFVAHRLAMIRFSEIIGALASAYRLTGEEKYAKQAMLHLKAWFINEGTLMNPHLKFAQAIKGRFTGRGIGIIDTIQLMEVAQGVMVMSADLDKTLLQGVKGWFSEYLEWLMTHPYGKDEMKAENNHGTCFTMQVASFAKLTGNGELMKFCSDRYKTVLLPNQMAADGSFPRELSRTKPYGYSVFNLDAMTTLCQILSTPQDNLWTFETADGRSIKKGVAYFYPFVKDKSKWPLKPDVMYWEYWPVAQPFLIFAADAFQQEEWLKTWQQLDHQPKVEEVIRNLPVRNPLIWL
- a CDS encoding alpha-L-fucosidase — translated: MRMNCKSAFLLLSLSLSAGYSYSQVAGDEDKDMFNQAKARDERAIEAAKNGWWTASMKNHEERIQWWRDAKFGMFIHWGLYSIPEGEWKGKIVDGYAEHLMRKEKISRAAYLDLAHQFNPLKFNAEEWIMDAKKAGMNYFIVTAKHHDGFAMFDSKVSDFDVIDQTPFKRDPMAELAAAAKKHGMKFGFYYSHAFDWEDPNAPGNDWEYKNPGGDQLIGGANWFDNHPEWLPKAQKYVNEKAIPQIKELINTYHPDILWFDTPHKLPFSENLRILQAIRETDPNIVVNGRLARSATGNFGDYLNTGDRPAEFRTVAGDWEAIPTTNESYGYSKHDHSHKPASFFIRLLANASSRGGNLLMNIGPKGDGSFDQKDQRILDSIGPWLHKNSVSIFGTQRSGLPIPAWGVSTQKDRQVYLHVFEWPKDGKLLLAGLKTDVKLAYLLNDPAKKKLGVKRLSPVDLSISVPEQSPDAVDAVVVLELNAPLAVDTLRLLADKDLTNRLLSFDAALHGKGFGFGDGKTNRYFVDGLKEKGQYFSWDVKTLAPARYKVLVKYLGGVDPKGTYRIQLGAMNQEMPAFVQKSGVVTQEIGQVSLSKGQCQLKLSAENAHGMELMKLLEVQLIPIAL
- a CDS encoding glycoside hydrolase family 31 protein, coding for MFKSILICTAFLLSCLCLNAQTIAWELVAPGVWKGTVGRPESYNLLTASGVKPYAAGLAQMGSAAFPMVQQQVVAQLKDGKTYLSFPLKKEEQLFGFGLNFQTVHQRGKILELHVDHFAGKDNGRTHSPTPFYVSSDGYGVFVNSARYLKVYAGTGVRRDSENAPPAKDRNTDKSWASRPYSDAVEFLVPAEGVEFYVFAGPTPLKAVSRYNLFNGGGPLPPRWGLGFTQRVKTLFTAEEVEKEADTFAEKGFPLDFIGLEPGWQSKSYPCSFEWDKGRFPNPAGFVGDMLKKGIRLNLWTNPYVSPESPIYKAIKPFTADHTVWLGAIPDLTMPEAQQLLFGQLKKDQVAIGVSGYKFDEVDGYDHYLWPDVTTFPSGKSAEQMRQTYGLLTQRYSTDLFRERNQRTYGLVRGSNGGGTSFPYVIYNDYYNHEDFITALINSSFAGVLWTPEVRASKTAEEWLRRMQSVVFSPMAMINAWSSGTKPWSYPEVEKQVKDMAILRMQMMPYWYSEFAKYHFQGIPPFRAMNLEPGFNSRIDKEVRNTDLEENPYVDAVAKEVKDQYMAGEYLLVAPMFAGKTTRTVILPRGKWFDFYTGDFVGDGTVITVTPGLDRIPVYVKDGGIIPMGPGLMHAPKPMDKINLEIRYYGSKPGTYQLYDDDGESFDYEKGAYSFREIKMERGKDGKLKSSISSAVKGKPNTLNKISFKAMTK